The Nocardioides sp. S-1144 genome includes a region encoding these proteins:
- a CDS encoding SpoIID/LytB domain-containing protein encodes MPSTPLEFPVKLLVALSTLVLAAGLAAGAPAQAGDAAPAERAVPSVRITGNGYGHGHGLSQYGAQGAAGQGLSHRQILGFYYPGLTWGSAGGNVSVLLTADTSADVVVVDRAGLRYRSLGDGRTFRLTRPRAARLWRITPSAGGRTSTLAWRGQRGRWTTVRTTPGEAQFTARGKPITLVTPSGRRAYRGVLRSAGATATTIQRDTVNVVPLDSYLKGVVPREIPASWRAAALRSQAVAARTYAAFDRRDGAARHYQICDTTSCQVYGGFTDEHPATNRAIDATRGQVLLDADALPAFTQFSASNGGYRAAGSQPYLAAGRDPYDTAYRGWTATVSADLARRVAAANPDDPTDIGTFRSLTVLGRDGGGAFGGRVTSIRITGTAGSTVLTGENFRYLAALRSTLFTLS; translated from the coding sequence GTGCCCTCGACCCCCCTGGAGTTCCCGGTGAAGCTGCTCGTCGCCCTCAGCACGCTCGTCCTGGCCGCGGGGCTCGCCGCCGGCGCTCCCGCTCAGGCCGGCGACGCGGCACCCGCCGAGCGGGCGGTGCCGTCCGTGCGCATCACCGGCAACGGCTACGGGCACGGGCACGGCCTGTCGCAGTATGGCGCCCAGGGGGCCGCCGGCCAGGGCCTGAGCCACCGGCAGATCCTCGGCTTCTACTACCCGGGCCTGACCTGGGGGAGCGCCGGGGGCAACGTCTCGGTGCTGCTGACCGCCGACACCAGTGCCGACGTCGTGGTCGTCGACCGGGCCGGCCTGCGGTACCGGAGCCTCGGCGACGGGCGCACCTTCCGACTCACCAGGCCGAGGGCCGCCCGGCTGTGGCGGATCACCCCGTCGGCGGGGGGACGCACGAGCACCCTGGCCTGGAGGGGCCAGCGCGGGCGCTGGACGACGGTCCGCACCACGCCGGGCGAGGCCCAGTTCACCGCCCGCGGGAAGCCGATCACCCTCGTCACGCCGTCGGGACGCCGGGCCTACCGCGGCGTGCTCCGCTCGGCGGGCGCGACCGCGACGACGATCCAGCGCGACACCGTGAACGTCGTCCCGCTCGACTCCTACCTCAAGGGCGTCGTGCCCCGGGAGATCCCGGCGTCCTGGCGCGCGGCGGCGCTGCGGTCCCAGGCGGTGGCGGCGCGCACCTACGCGGCCTTCGACCGTCGCGACGGCGCGGCGCGGCACTACCAGATCTGCGACACCACCAGCTGCCAGGTCTACGGCGGCTTCACCGACGAGCACCCGGCCACCAACCGCGCCATCGACGCCACCCGCGGCCAGGTGCTCCTCGACGCCGACGCGCTGCCGGCGTTCACCCAGTTCTCGGCCAGCAACGGCGGCTACCGGGCCGCCGGCTCGCAGCCCTACCTGGCCGCCGGGCGCGACCCCTACGACACCGCCTACCGCGGCTGGACGGCGACCGTCAGCGCCGACCTGGCCCGCCGGGTGGCCGCGGCCAACCCCGACGACCCCACCGACATCGGCACGTTCCGGTCGTTGACCGTGCTGGGCCGCGACGGCGGTGGCGCGTTCGGCGGCCGGGTCACCTCGATCCGGATCACCGGCACCGCCGGCTCCACGGTGCTGACCGGCGAGAACTTCCGCTACCTCGCCGCCCTCCGCTCCACCCTCTTCACGCTCTCCTGA